CGGGGCGGACCCGACGCCGACTCGTGGGGTGCTAGCGGTGGAGTCGCATCAGCAGCGGCTGAGGCCTCATCGGTGGCGTCCGGCGGCGGTAAGGCGGTTTCTGCCAAAACCGTCACCTGAACGGGCTGACCGCTAATGCTGCTGGCCATCTCGGCGATCGTGGGCAGCAGCTGTTCACGCAGACGAACGCTGGCGAAGGGATTCGGGGCCAGAAGCTTCAGCTCGCCATTGGCAAAGCCGCTGCAACCCGTGGGGCGAATGAAGGTTTCGAAGGTGGGCTTGCTCAGCTTGGCCTGCAACCCATCCCGCACCTTGATCCAGAGCTCTTCGCCCGTCTGCGCCAAAACCGCCCACCGCCCGAGCGCTGAATCTACGCATGCCGATCCGCTCAGGCCGTCTTAAATGCATCAGCACACATCTCGTCGTGATGCCCAACGCCCAGCATTGGCTCGCCATCGCCCTGGCCGGGAGCGCACTCTCCGGTTGCAGCCTGGTGAGAGACCAGCTGGGCCTGACGCCAAAGCCACCGATGACAGTGCCGCCGGTGGTGCACGATCAGCCCCGGAGTGCTCCGCTGCAGCCGGGGGACAACGTGATCGTGAAGGCGGTGGATCGTGTCGGGCCTGCTGTGGTGCGCATCGATGTGGTGAAGGAGATCTCAAACCCTTTCGGAGGGATTTTCGGCAGGGGTCCCTCCAGCCAGCGCCAGCAGGGCCAGGGCTCCGGCTTGATCACCCGGTCCAGCGGGCTGATCTTCACCAATGAGCATGTGGTCCGTGGTGCAGATCAGGTGGCAGTGACCCTTCCGGACGGACGCAGTTTCAAGGGCAAGGTTCTCGGCACCGACCCCCTCACCGACGTGGCGGTGGTGAAAGTAGTAGCCGACAACCTGCCGGTGGCGGCCTTGGGCAACTCCGACCAACTCAAGCCGGGGGAATGGGCCATTGCCATCGGCAACCCCTTCGGCCTTAACAACACCGTGACCGCAGGCATCATCAGCGCCGTCGGCCGCCTGAACGCGATCGGTGACGGCCAACGGGTTCCTTACATCCAGACCGATGCAGCGGTGAACCCCGGCAACAGCGGCGGCCCCCTAATCAATGCCACCGGTCAGGTGATTGGCATCAACACCGCAATCCGTACTGCGCCTGGTGGCGGCTTGAGTTTTGCGGTTCCGATCAACCTGGCCAAGCGGATCGCGCAACAGATCGTCAGCACCGGTCAGGCCTCCCATCCCTTTATCGGCGTGCAGCTGATGAACCTCACGCCGCAGCTGGCACGAGAAATCAATGCCACCAACAGCGCCTGCACAGTTCCCGAGCTGAATGGCGTTTTGGTCAAAGATGTGGTCAAGGGCACGCCGGCCGCTGCTGCAGGCATCCGCCAGTGCGATCTGATTCTCAAGGTGGAGAACAACCCCGTTCAAACACCCACCGAAGTGCAACTCGCCGTGGACCGAGGCCAGGTGGGGGAACCGATGCAGCTCACCCTCCAACGCAACGGAGAGGAGCTGACCGTGCAGGTGCGCCCGCAGGAACTGCCCCGCAATAACTGAGATGGTGCAGATCGTCGTGATGGCCCGCTGGCCATCACCCGGCCGATGCAAACGGCGCTTGAGCCGAGATCTCAACAATGAGCTGGGCTTGTCCAACAGCAACGAGCGCGCCACAAGGATTCAGCGGCGGCTCACACAGCACACCGCTGCGGTGGTGCGCGGCCTCGCAGGCCCAATGGAGATCGAACCGGTGCTGGCGGTGAGCGGGCTCGGACCCCGTGCGGCCGATCGCTGGGGGCGGCAGCTGGGGCTGAGGCAGGTGCGGCTGCAGGGGAAGGGGCAACTCGGCACCCGATTGCGACGGCAGTTGATGCATGGCCATCGCCATCACAAGCCCTGCCTTGTGATCGGCACGGATCTGCCCGAACTCAATTCCGATGACGTGAAGCAGGGCGTTGAGCATTTGGAACACCATGATCTGGTGTTGGGACCAGCCTCCGATGGGGGGTACTGGCTGCTGGGGATCGGCGCATCCCTGATCCTGAGCCCGCAGCACTGGCCGCTAATCGGCATTCCCTGGGGCGGCCCGACCGTGCTGGAAGCAACGCTGAGGGAGGCGCGCAGGCAACAGCTCTCTTGCGTCCTCGTCCCCCAAAGGAATGATCTGGATCGCTGGAGCGATCTAAAACCATGGCTGGGCTGAGTGTTGTCATTCCAACCCTGGAGGAAGCCAGCAGGCTGCCGCTGCTGCTGGCGGATCTGCAGCGATGGCCGGGGGAGTTGGAGGTGATCGTCTCTGACGGCGGGAGCAGGGATCAGACCCGAGAAGTGGCGCAGCTGGCCGGTGCCACCGTGCTCGACAGCCCGAAAGCCGGACGTGGGCCACAACTGCGCTGGGGCATTGACCACAGCTCCCATGCCTGGATGCTGCTGGTGCATGCCGACAGCCGACTCCCGAGCATTTGGCATCAAAGGGTGCGAACGGTTCTAAACACGCCGGAGGCTCACCTGAGCGCCTGGTACTTCGACTTCAATGTGGATGCGAAGAGGCGGCCGATGCTGTGGCTGCTGGAGCGGATGGTGAACCTGCGCAGCCGTTGGCTGCAGCGTCCCTACGGCGATCAGGGCCTGTTGATTCAGCGCCAGCTGTATGAGCGCATCGGCGGCTACCGGCCCCTGGCGCTAATGGAAGACCTGGACCTGGTGGAACGACTGAGCAAGGTCGCGTCCCTACGTTCATTGACCTGTGCCCTTCTCACTAGCGGGGAGCGCTGGCAGAAGCGGAGCATGCTGATGCAGGCCTGGCGCAATGCCCGGCTGCGCTGGCTCTGGCGTCAGGGCCGATCAACGGAGCAGCTGTTGCGGATCTACCGGCGTTAAAGGATCTGATCAGTTGGCGTACCAGAAGGCACAGCGATGGCCCTGGGGCTCGAGATCCCAGCCCTGGCCCTGGTAGAAGCTGACGACGTCCGGATCCGCGAACAGGCTGACCCGCTCGGTTCCCATTTGATCGAGGGCCTCGAGGATGTAGGTCATCATCTGCTTGCCCAGACCATTTCCCTGGTAAAGGGGATGCACGGCGACGTCCCAGACGGTGGCTTCAAAAACACCATCCCCGGTGCAGCGCGCAAAACCCACCAGACGGGGCACCCGGGGGTCGTGCCGCCAGAGCCCCACTTTGAGCAGGCTGTGGCTGAGCGCTTTACGCACCCGGCGAATCGGCCGGCGACTCCAGCCCACCGCTTCCAGCAACTGCTCGAGCTCCACCAGATCGAAGGGGTACTCCTGGCTGAACACCAAGGTGATCTGATCATTGGCGCAGGTGCAGAGACGCGCCC
Above is a genomic segment from Synechococcus sp. MU1643 containing:
- a CDS encoding GNAT family N-acetyltransferase, translating into MIAPLPVPADSLLEQYGQGARLCTCANDQITLVFSQEYPFDLVELEQLLEAVGWSRRPIRRVRKALSHSLLKVGLWRHDPRVPRLVGFARCTGDGVFEATVWDVAVHPLYQGNGLGKQMMTYILEALDQMGTERVSLFADPDVVSFYQGQGWDLEPQGHRCAFWYAN
- a CDS encoding TIGR04282 family arsenosugar biosynthesis glycosyltransferase; its protein translation is MVQIVVMARWPSPGRCKRRLSRDLNNELGLSNSNERATRIQRRLTQHTAAVVRGLAGPMEIEPVLAVSGLGPRAADRWGRQLGLRQVRLQGKGQLGTRLRRQLMHGHRHHKPCLVIGTDLPELNSDDVKQGVEHLEHHDLVLGPASDGGYWLLGIGASLILSPQHWPLIGIPWGGPTVLEATLREARRQQLSCVLVPQRNDLDRWSDLKPWLG
- a CDS encoding trypsin-like peptidase domain-containing protein codes for the protein MPNAQHWLAIALAGSALSGCSLVRDQLGLTPKPPMTVPPVVHDQPRSAPLQPGDNVIVKAVDRVGPAVVRIDVVKEISNPFGGIFGRGPSSQRQQGQGSGLITRSSGLIFTNEHVVRGADQVAVTLPDGRSFKGKVLGTDPLTDVAVVKVVADNLPVAALGNSDQLKPGEWAIAIGNPFGLNNTVTAGIISAVGRLNAIGDGQRVPYIQTDAAVNPGNSGGPLINATGQVIGINTAIRTAPGGGLSFAVPINLAKRIAQQIVSTGQASHPFIGVQLMNLTPQLAREINATNSACTVPELNGVLVKDVVKGTPAAAAGIRQCDLILKVENNPVQTPTEVQLAVDRGQVGEPMQLTLQRNGEELTVQVRPQELPRNN
- a CDS encoding TIGR04283 family arsenosugar biosynthesis glycosyltransferase, translated to MAGLSVVIPTLEEASRLPLLLADLQRWPGELEVIVSDGGSRDQTREVAQLAGATVLDSPKAGRGPQLRWGIDHSSHAWMLLVHADSRLPSIWHQRVRTVLNTPEAHLSAWYFDFNVDAKRRPMLWLLERMVNLRSRWLQRPYGDQGLLIQRQLYERIGGYRPLALMEDLDLVERLSKVASLRSLTCALLTSGERWQKRSMLMQAWRNARLRWLWRQGRSTEQLLRIYRR